The Pseudomonadota bacterium DNA window GCACTCGAGATCGATGGCAGTGATGTGACCGACCAGCCGCCGTCGAAACGGGGTCTGTCGATGGTGTTTCAGAGTTATGCGCTCTACCCGCACATGAGTGTGCGAGACAACATGGGATTTTCGCTCAAGACGGCAGGGGCACCCAAGGCCGAGATCGATGAGAAGGTCGACGCGGCGGCGCGCACACTGAAGCTCGAACAGTACCTCGACCGCCGGCCGAAGGACCTCTCGGGCGGGCAACGCCAGCGCGTCGCGATCGGGCGCTTGATAGTGCGCGAGCCGACGGCGTTTCTGTTCGACGAACCGCTCTCGAACCTCGACGCCGCATTGCGGGTCGAGATGCGCCACGAAATCTCGAAGCTGCACCAGAGCCTGTCGGCGACCATGATCTACGTGACGCACGACCAGGTTGAGGCCATGACCCTGGCCGATCGTATTGTGGTGCTGGAGTCGGGCCGAATCATCCAGGTCGGCACGCCGAGGGAGCTGTACTCCGATCCGGCGAACACGTTCGTCGCGCAGTTCATTGGCAGCCCGAAAATGAACGTCATGCCTTGCGACGTGGCCGAGGGTACGTGCACGGTGCGCGGTGGTCGGTCTGTGCCCCTTCCGGGTGGCGCGCCGACGCAACTCGGCATCCGGCCCGAGCACATCAGCGTGGGGGCGGCCGGCAGCGGTGCCTGCGATGGCCGTGTCGACGTCGTCGAGTACCTTGGCTCGGACACCTTTGTGTTGTTCGATTGCGGTCCGGCGGGTGCCGTCAACGTGCGAATTTCCGGCGAGACCGATCTTGTGCCTGGCGACAGCGCAGGCCTGGGCTTTGACGCCAGCCGCACGGTGTT harbors:
- a CDS encoding ABC transporter ATP-binding protein, which produces MGSIHLKAVEKWYGDAQVIKGVDLQINDGEFVVFVGPSGCGKSTLLRMIGGLEDISRGALEIDGSDVTDQPPSKRGLSMVFQSYALYPHMSVRDNMGFSLKTAGAPKAEIDEKVDAAARTLKLEQYLDRRPKDLSGGQRQRVAIGRLIVREPTAFLFDEPLSNLDAALRVEMRHEISKLHQSLSATMIYVTHDQVEAMTLADRIVVLESGRIIQVGTPRELYSDPANTFVAQFIGSPKMNVMPCDVAEGTCTVRGGRSVPLPGGAPTQLGIRPEHISVGAAGSGACDGRVDVVEYLGSDTFVLFDCGPAGAVNVRISGETDLVPGDSAGLGFDASRTVFFDAAGERVRA